In Dolichospermum flos-aquae CCAP 1403/13F, the following proteins share a genomic window:
- a CDS encoding lysylphosphatidylglycerol synthase domain-containing protein, translating into MKKIIRWLILGGTLFFLLKALKDNWLGVSAIRINITGWLILATATSVTLLAHIWAGWIWTWVLRELNQSVSAIEFIQVYLKTNIAKYLPGNVWHYYGRIIAAKNANVPTNIATLSVLLEPLLMLAAALIIIVLFGSQLIVNSMNFNLIILQFLALIIVLGVLDPRFLNPVIQLLDRWKNKKPDGENQLIDIFIIKRYPVKPLLGELVFLGLRAAGFILTIMALTSVNWEQIPLLVGAFSCAWVLGLVVPGAPGGLGVFETTAMLLLQYHFPAALVISAIALYRLISILAETTGAALAWLFERI; encoded by the coding sequence ATGAAGAAAATTATCCGGTGGTTGATTTTGGGTGGAACGCTGTTTTTTTTATTGAAAGCGTTAAAAGATAATTGGTTAGGAGTTAGTGCTATTCGGATTAATATTACCGGATGGTTAATATTAGCAACTGCTACAAGTGTAACTTTATTGGCACATATTTGGGCAGGTTGGATTTGGACTTGGGTACTCAGGGAGTTAAATCAATCTGTATCTGCTATTGAGTTTATCCAAGTTTATTTAAAAACGAATATTGCTAAATATTTACCTGGGAATGTCTGGCATTATTATGGGCGAATTATAGCGGCTAAAAATGCTAATGTACCTACAAATATTGCCACTTTAAGTGTTTTGTTAGAACCACTATTAATGTTAGCAGCAGCTTTAATTATTATTGTTTTATTTGGTAGTCAACTTATTGTTAATAGTATGAATTTTAATTTAATTATTCTCCAATTTTTAGCTTTAATAATTGTCTTAGGTGTACTTGATCCCAGATTTTTAAATCCAGTTATTCAACTTTTAGATCGTTGGAAAAATAAAAAACCTGATGGAGAAAATCAGCTAATTGATATTTTTATAATTAAACGCTATCCGGTGAAACCATTATTAGGAGAATTAGTTTTTTTAGGGTTGCGGGCTGCTGGATTTATATTAACTATAATGGCGTTAACTTCTGTAAATTGGGAGCAAATACCCTTATTAGTGGGGGCTTTTAGTTGTGCTTGGGTATTGGGGCTAGTTGTTCCTGGTGCGCCTGGTGGTTTAGGAGTATTTGAAACCACAGCGATGTTACTGTTACAATATCATTTTCCGGCGGCTTTGGTGATTAGTGCGATCGCTCTTTATCGTCTCATTAGTATCTTAGCAGAAACCACCGGAGCAGCCCTAGCTTGGCTATTTGAAAGGATTTAA
- a CDS encoding AAA family ATPase gives MLNKLNHLHIKNFRSLADVYITPDSLNILFGPNGAGKSTFLDTIWFIRDCAIRGVDSASSFRDHGIGILWDGASEIDNILIEIEDESTKYEVSFGLSSGRIEAFAGEKLVNKVNNQLLINRTIGSDKATFYQFMGEDETTITLREPEKLALTSYVAFGKGDGAASELDKLLRAARSYHLRGASLFHLRRAGSESEPGDRLQDRCENLWSVLRNLHDRQVIDDRYDTIMKFMRESFPAFDGLYFEQTGRNTVYANFLDKRRRKPIQASGVSDGYIQMLINLTALFSEKPNGYSLILLDEPDISLHPWALAVFSKAVKLATEKLNKQVFIATHSPVLISQFEPQNIWATELDKNGQTVMKRVSEITDIQDLLEEYATGSLYMAEMIAPQSQSDAEELSQ, from the coding sequence ATGCTGAATAAACTCAATCATTTACACATCAAGAACTTCCGCTCCCTGGCAGATGTTTATATTACACCTGATTCCCTCAATATTCTCTTTGGTCCCAATGGAGCGGGAAAATCAACATTTCTAGATACAATCTGGTTTATTAGAGATTGTGCAATTAGAGGTGTTGATTCAGCTTCCTCGTTTAGAGATCATGGAATTGGTATTCTTTGGGATGGCGCAAGTGAAATAGATAATATATTAATTGAAATAGAAGATGAATCAACTAAATATGAAGTTTCATTTGGTTTATCTTCAGGGAGAATTGAAGCTTTTGCTGGTGAGAAATTAGTTAATAAAGTTAATAATCAATTACTTATTAATAGAACCATAGGTAGTGATAAAGCAACATTTTATCAATTTATGGGAGAAGATGAAACTACTATCACTCTCAGAGAACCTGAAAAACTTGCCCTAACTAGCTATGTAGCCTTTGGGAAAGGTGATGGTGCTGCATCAGAGTTAGACAAATTACTTCGTGCTGCACGTTCTTATCATTTAAGAGGTGCTTCTCTATTTCATCTGAGAAGAGCCGGTTCAGAATCAGAACCTGGTGATAGATTACAAGATAGATGTGAAAATTTATGGTCTGTTTTGAGAAACTTACATGATAGACAAGTAATTGATGATAGATACGACACAATTATGAAATTTATGCGGGAAAGTTTCCCAGCTTTCGATGGTTTATATTTTGAGCAAACTGGCAGAAATACAGTTTATGCAAATTTTTTAGATAAAAGACGACGTAAACCAATTCAAGCTTCAGGAGTATCTGACGGATATATTCAAATGCTTATTAATCTCACGGCTTTATTTTCTGAAAAACCTAATGGTTATTCATTAATCTTACTAGATGAACCTGATATATCTCTTCATCCTTGGGCATTAGCGGTTTTCTCTAAAGCAGTGAAACTGGCTACAGAAAAATTGAATAAACAAGTATTTATTGCCACTCATTCACCAGTTTTAATTAGTCAATTTGAACCACAAAATATATGGGCTACGGAACTTGATAAAAATGGTCAAACTGTGATGAAACGGGTTAGCGAAATAACAGATATTCAAGATTTGTTAGAAGAATATGCTACAGGTTCATTATATATGGCTGAAATGATTGCCCCCCAAAGTCAGTCTGATGCTGAGGAATTAAGTCAATGA
- a CDS encoding sigma-70 family RNA polymerase sigma factor — protein MLSAQESWSYSSETWLDSNYRQRLKKIANKYTRGTGISWEDAVQNAHLKIFQGLQSGKFREGGLEEFYRWAATVARCAIIDFVRQENLRKCQSLDCNIPGTDIALLDTITDEFNILEATERADLILKAIEKIYQLDQQYPRQNYLKLWQGKIDGKTQTQLAGELRVSQSEISKRWQELLGRIADSLGLLKVEDFKGKLQENRQQKREYNRSTKQW, from the coding sequence ATGTTATCAGCGCAGGAATCATGGTCTTATTCTTCAGAGACTTGGCTTGACTCAAACTATCGCCAGAGATTAAAAAAAATTGCTAACAAATATACTAGGGGTACAGGCATATCTTGGGAAGATGCCGTTCAAAATGCCCATTTGAAAATATTTCAGGGTCTGCAATCTGGAAAGTTTAGAGAAGGAGGATTAGAAGAATTTTATCGCTGGGCTGCTACAGTAGCCCGCTGTGCGATTATTGATTTTGTCCGTCAAGAAAATCTGCGAAAATGCCAAAGTTTAGATTGCAATATCCCTGGAACAGATATAGCCCTGTTAGATACAATTACTGATGAATTTAATATTTTGGAAGCAACAGAAAGGGCAGATTTAATTCTTAAAGCGATAGAGAAAATTTATCAACTAGATCAACAATATCCACGCCAAAACTATCTGAAATTATGGCAAGGTAAAATTGATGGAAAAACACAAACTCAACTAGCTGGAGAATTGAGAGTTAGTCAGAGTGAAATATCCAAACGATGGCAGGAACTTTTAGGACGGATTGCTGATTCTTTAGGACTACTTAAAGTTGAAGATTTCAAGGGCAAACTGCAAGAAAATCGCCAGCAAAAGAGAGAATACAATCGTTCAACAAAGCAGTGGTAA
- a CDS encoding phage holin family protein produces MLSYFFIALATALSLLIVDLVVPGVDIANFPAALIAAVVIGLINSGIKPTINILSLPLTYLTLGGFSLIVNGICFWLASVLVPGFQVQGLIAFILGPVVLSLANTFLSKYFAEKGFELQDSQ; encoded by the coding sequence ATGTTGTCATATTTTTTCATCGCACTCGCTACAGCTTTAAGTTTGCTGATTGTTGATTTAGTTGTTCCTGGTGTAGATATTGCTAATTTCCCCGCAGCTTTAATTGCTGCGGTTGTGATTGGTTTAATTAATAGTGGAATTAAACCAACTATTAATATCTTGTCTTTACCTTTGACATATCTGACATTGGGGGGTTTTTCCCTCATTGTTAACGGAATTTGCTTTTGGTTAGCATCAGTTTTAGTTCCAGGTTTTCAAGTTCAAGGATTAATCGCTTTTATTCTCGGTCCTGTAGTTCTTTCTTTAGCTAATACCTTTCTCAGTAAATACTTCGCAGAAAAAGGTTTTGAATTACAAGATAGTCAATAG
- a CDS encoding histidine kinase has protein sequence MNKNVKEQIQLDLRQAQETGQLKSERIREIVKSAISQVGSEFQEGSHELRNLVNDAVSTVVDNLQEKGSEFKEGVVASIEGAMEAISLKKHSDIVKTQTEIKQLQAQLDREEEELQAEIEGILTKIVETSQDKSADTKIAIDSAIDSIKDSEEIGLLKKRYAQLQAQSAIVRANLSARYSGSDQEVQDYLNEAKQWCDKSHPKAESITAQVKESYSVLEKKLTDAGAVIAKKERQLKQTLRELLLATADLFKDKDIRA, from the coding sequence ATGAATAAAAACGTTAAAGAACAAATTCAATTAGATTTACGCCAAGCTCAAGAAACAGGACAATTAAAATCTGAACGGATTCGGGAAATTGTGAAATCTGCTATTTCTCAAGTAGGTTCTGAATTTCAAGAAGGTTCTCATGAATTGCGTAATTTAGTTAATGATGCTGTTTCTACCGTCGTTGATAATTTGCAAGAAAAAGGTAGTGAATTTAAAGAAGGAGTGGTAGCTTCAATTGAAGGTGCTATGGAAGCTATAAGTCTGAAAAAACACTCAGATATTGTCAAAACCCAAACCGAAATTAAGCAGCTACAAGCTCAATTAGATCGGGAAGAAGAAGAACTACAAGCAGAAATTGAAGGAATTTTAACCAAGATAGTCGAAACGAGTCAAGATAAATCAGCAGATACAAAAATTGCGATTGATTCAGCAATTGATTCTATCAAAGATAGTGAAGAAATCGGATTATTAAAGAAACGCTATGCACAATTACAAGCACAATCAGCAATTGTCAGAGCAAATTTATCTGCACGTTATAGTGGAAGTGATCAAGAGGTACAGGATTATTTAAATGAAGCAAAACAATGGTGTGATAAATCCCATCCCAAAGCAGAATCTATCACAGCACAAGTAAAAGAAAGTTACTCAGTTCTAGAAAAAAAATTGACAGATGCAGGTGCAGTTATAGCAAAGAAAGAACGTCAATTAAAACAAACTTTACGCGAGTTACTTTTAGCAACGGCTGATTTATTCAAAGATAAAGATATTCGTGCTTAA
- the petJ gene encoding cytochrome c6 PetJ, with protein MKKVIILILCTFCLWTINFTLPANALDTGNGAEIFSFHCAGCHVNGGNIIRRGKNLKKNALKKYGMDSLAAITTIVTNGKNNMSAYKERLTTEEIQKVAAYVLEQAEKDWK; from the coding sequence ATGAAAAAGGTAATAATATTGATATTATGCACATTTTGCCTGTGGACTATCAATTTTACCTTACCTGCTAATGCTTTAGATACAGGAAATGGTGCGGAAATTTTTAGTTTCCATTGTGCTGGTTGTCATGTTAATGGAGGAAACATTATTAGACGGGGTAAAAACCTCAAAAAGAATGCCCTTAAAAAATATGGAATGGATTCTTTAGCAGCGATTACAACCATTGTTACTAATGGTAAAAATAATATGTCAGCTTATAAAGAAAGATTGACAACAGAAGAAATTCAAAAAGTTGCGGCTTATGTTTTGGAACAAGCAGAAAAAGACTGGAAATAA
- a CDS encoding TldD/PmbA family protein — MLTNTLLLSNQLPSLQYSSTTERFDDTWEAPLATLLGLGRAAGADFVEYFLERRNYISCLAEEDTITSISPSLATGAGVRVFRGKADCYVSTNNLTFAGLKAALEKALSILGLQLPGPTGFIPEINLELLRDYATKRGKDGWLPLCSSISEMGEVLLDGTAQLNKKATHVQSRRASYFRDWQEVLVAASDGTFARDIRLTQSVGFNLLCADGANRASIGERAGNTSDANFLRTWDYQQASEQIAESAGKMLYADYVESGTYPIIMANHFGGVIFHEACGHLLETTQIEHKTTPFADKKGEKIAHESLTAWDEGRTDNAFGTIDMDDEGMPAQRTLLIEKGILKNFLADRTGSVRTGHPRTGSGRRQNYTFAAASRMRNTYIDCGEHTTEDLFASVDKGIYCKKMGGGSVGATGQFNFSVDEAYLIENGKITKPLKGATLIGEAKEIMNKISLCSQDLELAPGFCGSVSGSIYTTVGQPHIKVDSITVGGR, encoded by the coding sequence ATGCTTACAAATACCCTACTTCTCTCAAATCAACTTCCCAGTTTACAATACTCATCCACCACAGAACGCTTCGATGACACTTGGGAAGCCCCCCTGGCAACCCTTTTGGGACTAGGACGCGCCGCCGGGGCAGATTTTGTGGAATACTTCTTAGAACGTCGCAACTACATCAGTTGTTTAGCCGAAGAAGACACCATCACCAGCATTTCCCCCAGTTTAGCTACCGGTGCAGGAGTGCGAGTATTTCGCGGCAAAGCTGACTGCTACGTTAGCACCAATAACCTCACATTTGCCGGTTTAAAAGCTGCTTTAGAAAAAGCCCTTTCCATCTTAGGCTTACAACTACCTGGTCCCACTGGTTTCATCCCCGAAATCAACCTAGAATTACTCAGAGACTACGCCACAAAACGCGGTAAAGACGGTTGGCTACCCTTGTGTAGTTCTATCAGCGAAATGGGAGAAGTCCTCCTTGATGGTACAGCCCAACTGAATAAAAAAGCTACCCACGTCCAATCCCGCCGCGCTTCCTACTTCCGTGATTGGCAAGAAGTATTAGTTGCTGCCAGTGACGGCACATTTGCCCGTGATATCCGCCTCACCCAATCCGTTGGGTTTAACCTACTTTGTGCTGACGGTGCTAACCGTGCCTCCATTGGCGAACGTGCTGGTAACACCAGTGACGCTAACTTCCTGAGAACCTGGGATTATCAACAAGCCTCCGAACAAATCGCCGAATCAGCCGGTAAAATGCTTTATGCAGATTACGTAGAATCAGGAACTTACCCCATTATTATGGCTAATCATTTTGGCGGTGTAATTTTCCACGAAGCCTGTGGACACCTTTTAGAAACCACTCAAATTGAACACAAAACCACACCATTTGCCGATAAAAAAGGTGAGAAAATCGCCCATGAAAGCCTGACTGCTTGGGATGAAGGACGCACTGATAACGCCTTTGGGACTATTGATATGGACGATGAAGGAATGCCCGCTCAAAGAACATTATTAATTGAAAAAGGCATTCTCAAAAACTTCCTAGCTGATAGAACCGGTTCAGTGCGGACTGGACACCCCAGAACAGGTAGTGGCCGCCGTCAAAATTATACATTTGCTGCCGCTAGTCGGATGCGAAATACATATATTGATTGTGGTGAACACACAACAGAAGACCTATTTGCCTCCGTTGATAAAGGCATTTACTGTAAGAAAATGGGTGGCGGCAGTGTCGGCGCAACAGGTCAATTTAACTTTAGCGTTGATGAAGCTTACTTAATAGAAAATGGCAAAATTACCAAACCATTAAAAGGTGCTACTCTCATCGGTGAAGCTAAGGAAATCATGAATAAAATCTCCCTATGTTCTCAAGATTTAGAATTAGCTCCCGGCTTTTGTGGTTCTGTTAGTGGCAGTATTTATACAACTGTTGGACAACCCCACATTAAGGTTGACTCTATTACCGTTGGTGGCAGATAA
- a CDS encoding YqaE/Pmp3 family membrane protein, protein MNLLRILIGLFLPPLGVFLTVGFGPTLLINILLTLLGWLPGSIHAVWVIVKHEENMNREEGTY, encoded by the coding sequence ATGAACTTATTACGGATACTTATCGGGTTATTTTTACCCCCCTTGGGAGTTTTTCTCACAGTTGGATTTGGTCCAACTTTGTTAATTAACATTTTGCTGACTTTGCTGGGTTGGCTTCCTGGTAGCATTCATGCAGTTTGGGTAATTGTCAAGCATGAAGAAAATATGAATAGAGAGGAAGGTACTTATTAA
- a CDS encoding TldD/PmbA family protein has product MSNIQEIATYAQENAAKLGIKKFDIYGSTVDDTSVQVDQGEPKQVKASNRSGVTVRVWNEENTMGVTSTTDVDPQGLELALKTAYEASFFGVKENVPDFSPEATIPIPNTHQKKALQAPVSELIEKLLVAEKELMAKHPAITSVPYNGLAQRDIDRFYLNSDGAVRTESHSLASIYLYSKTEEENKKPRSAGAYRVKESVADLDIAGCIQETADKTISHLHYEKIKTGKYQVVFSAEAFLSLLGAFSNLFNAQSILDNQSLSKTDDIGKELASPLLSVYDDALHPANIGAESFDGEGTPTRQIKLIEKGILTSFLHSAGTAKRLNAQPTGNASIGAKVSVSPNFYHVFAAGTPEKELSLETAENVILIDDLQALHAGVKALQGSFSLPFDGWLVNKGEKTSIESATVAGDFLELLKSIVYVEKEVELTPAGVAPRVWVSELSITGD; this is encoded by the coding sequence ATGTCTAACATTCAAGAAATCGCAACCTACGCTCAAGAAAATGCTGCCAAACTTGGCATTAAAAAATTCGATATTTATGGCTCAACTGTAGATGATACCAGCGTTCAAGTTGACCAAGGTGAACCCAAACAAGTCAAAGCTTCCAATCGTTCTGGGGTGACAGTTAGAGTTTGGAATGAAGAAAATACAATGGGTGTTACTAGCACCACAGATGTAGATCCTCAAGGATTAGAATTAGCTTTAAAAACTGCTTACGAAGCCAGCTTTTTTGGGGTGAAAGAAAATGTTCCTGATTTTAGTCCAGAAGCAACTATTCCTATTCCTAATACACATCAGAAAAAAGCCCTGCAAGCACCTGTTTCTGAACTAATAGAAAAACTATTAGTAGCAGAAAAAGAATTAATGGCAAAACATCCTGCGATTACAAGTGTGCCTTATAATGGTTTAGCACAAAGAGATATTGACAGATTTTATCTCAATAGTGATGGTGCTGTGAGAACTGAATCTCATTCTTTAGCTTCTATTTATTTGTACAGCAAAACTGAAGAGGAAAATAAAAAACCCCGCAGTGCTGGTGCTTATCGAGTTAAGGAAAGTGTAGCCGATTTAGATATTGCAGGTTGTATTCAAGAAACTGCTGATAAAACCATCAGTCATTTGCATTATGAAAAAATCAAAACTGGTAAATATCAAGTAGTTTTCTCTGCTGAAGCTTTTTTAAGTTTGTTGGGGGCTTTTTCCAATTTATTTAACGCCCAAAGTATTCTGGATAATCAAAGTTTATCAAAAACTGATGATATCGGTAAAGAACTGGCTTCACCTTTACTTTCAGTTTATGATGATGCTTTACACCCCGCTAATATTGGGGCTGAAAGTTTTGATGGTGAAGGTACTCCCACCCGGCAAATTAAGTTAATAGAAAAGGGCATTTTAACTAGCTTTTTGCATAGTGCGGGAACTGCAAAACGGTTAAATGCTCAACCTACAGGTAATGCTAGTATTGGGGCAAAAGTCAGTGTCAGTCCTAATTTTTATCACGTTTTTGCAGCAGGAACTCCTGAGAAAGAATTGAGTTTAGAAACTGCGGAAAATGTGATTTTAATTGATGATTTACAAGCTCTCCATGCGGGTGTTAAGGCTTTACAAGGTTCTTTTTCTTTGCCTTTTGATGGTTGGTTAGTTAACAAAGGTGAGAAAACCAGTATTGAGTCTGCAACGGTAGCTGGGGATTTCTTGGAACTTTTGAAATCAATTGTTTATGTAGAAAAAGAAGTTGAGTTAACACCAGCAGGAGTTGCACCGAGAGTTTGGGTGAGTGAACTTTCTATTACTGGAGATTAA
- a CDS encoding DUF4276 family protein has translation MNGENNNSQPCYFFEFGLFVTGETEEEHLPSLLKNLINLGICKVIVKERIPQLSPITSKKRLGKIAGSNNKITTKEEDKIVFPARKYLSENPCRYLLLIDDLENDRASQSQQVFERYRNALDTCLSQEQKNRASVHFLANMIEAYYFADSHAINKALGTSLEDNSEDVETIPHPKNELKRIYAGFDEKEDGRKILKLLRVEHILSRPDTCAYLRTLFYWCYQVLQKYPDPEILEPFQAEQYHFRGGILSEVTKQQLDNMAENPTA, from the coding sequence ATGAATGGAGAAAATAATAATAGCCAGCCATGCTATTTTTTTGAATTTGGATTATTTGTGACAGGTGAAACTGAAGAAGAGCATCTACCAAGCTTATTGAAAAATCTCATTAATCTTGGTATATGTAAAGTTATAGTCAAAGAACGTATTCCACAACTTTCGCCTATAACTTCCAAAAAAAGACTGGGTAAAATAGCCGGAAGTAACAACAAAATAACTACTAAAGAAGAGGACAAAATTGTATTTCCTGCTAGAAAATATTTATCTGAAAATCCATGTAGATATCTATTGCTAATAGATGATTTAGAAAATGATCGAGCTAGTCAATCACAGCAAGTATTTGAAAGATATCGCAATGCTTTAGATACTTGTTTAAGTCAAGAACAAAAAAATCGGGCTTCAGTTCATTTTTTAGCAAACATGATTGAAGCCTACTACTTCGCTGATTCTCACGCAATCAATAAAGCTCTAGGAACTTCTTTAGAAGATAATTCAGAAGATGTTGAAACTATTCCCCACCCTAAAAATGAATTAAAAAGGATATATGCTGGATTTGATGAAAAAGAAGATGGTAGAAAAATACTAAAACTACTTAGAGTTGAACACATTTTATCTCGTCCTGATACCTGTGCATATCTGAGAACTTTATTTTATTGGTGCTACCAAGTTTTGCAAAAATACCCAGATCCAGAAATTTTAGAACCATTCCAGGCTGAACAATATCACTTTCGTGGTGGCATCTTAAGTGAGGTCACAAAACAACAATTAGACAATATGGCGGAAAACCCTACAGCCTAA
- a CDS encoding Tex family protein — MLNISQLLATELKLKPHQVQNALELLAEGATIPFIARYRKERTDEMDEVQLRDLQDRHNYLTELEERKKVIVSAIAQQDKLTPELQAKIAFCLQKTELEDLYLPYRPKRRTRATIAREKGLEALATFIKSLNVKNGISASLEAESAKYISETLGVKSADEALKGASDILAEEVAEKAESRAYIRDYLLENGVFISRIKDEHPEGTTKFEMYRNYQIRVKNIAPHNLLALCRGEDEKILSFEVAYDEDFVLSYLESQEIKTKVRNIRDFYQVMLKDSFNRLMKTSLISEVTNEKKTFADIESIKTFETNLRELLLSAPAGMKPTMAIDPGFRTGCKVAILDETGQFLEYQAVFPHQAAEQRQKAAQTIKKLLEKYQIQLIAIGNGTASRETEKFVAEILPNIAHKPVKVVVNESGASIYSASDVAREEFPDLDITVRGAISIGRRLQDPLAELVKIDPKSIGVGQYQHDVDQKLLKKKLDETVESCVNYVGVDLNTASKELLTFVSGITPTIANNIIAYRNQNGAFKNRRQLLKVAKLGPKAFEQAAGFLRIRGGENPLDNTAVHPESYSLVQSIAADLGVSLNQVTQVAENLKKANIKKYVTETIGEPTLRDILSELEKPGRDPRAEFKYATFKEGIKEIKDLTVGMQLEGIITNVANFGAFVDIGVHQDGLVHISQLADRFVDDPKKIVKVGQVVKVQVLEINEKLKRISLSMKGIKQ, encoded by the coding sequence ATGTTGAACATTTCCCAACTCCTCGCAACTGAACTAAAACTTAAACCCCACCAAGTACAAAATGCGCTAGAACTCTTAGCAGAAGGGGCAACAATTCCCTTTATTGCGCGTTACCGTAAAGAACGCACTGATGAAATGGATGAAGTGCAATTACGGGATTTACAAGATAGGCATAATTACTTAACGGAGTTAGAAGAAAGAAAAAAAGTAATTGTGAGTGCGATCGCTCAACAAGATAAACTTACTCCAGAACTACAAGCAAAAATAGCATTCTGTTTACAAAAAACCGAACTGGAAGATTTATATTTACCCTATCGTCCTAAACGTCGGACACGCGCTACCATTGCCAGAGAAAAAGGGCTAGAAGCACTGGCTACATTTATTAAATCCCTAAATGTTAAAAATGGTATTTCCGCATCTTTAGAGGCAGAATCAGCAAAGTATATTTCGGAAACCTTGGGAGTAAAAAGCGCAGATGAAGCTTTAAAAGGTGCGTCTGATATTTTAGCTGAAGAAGTAGCAGAAAAAGCAGAATCACGCGCATATATCCGCGATTATCTGTTAGAAAATGGGGTATTTATTTCTCGGATTAAAGACGAACATCCTGAAGGGACAACTAAATTTGAAATGTACCGAAATTATCAGATTAGAGTCAAAAATATTGCCCCTCATAATCTGTTGGCCTTATGTCGAGGAGAAGATGAAAAAATTCTCAGTTTTGAAGTTGCTTATGATGAAGATTTTGTGCTGAGTTATTTAGAATCTCAAGAAATAAAAACTAAAGTTCGCAATATTCGAGATTTTTATCAAGTCATGTTAAAAGATAGTTTTAACCGCTTGATGAAAACTTCCTTAATTAGCGAAGTAACAAACGAGAAAAAAACCTTTGCTGACATAGAATCAATCAAAACTTTTGAAACCAATTTACGAGAATTGCTATTATCCGCACCAGCAGGAATGAAACCGACAATGGCTATAGATCCAGGTTTTAGAACCGGGTGTAAAGTCGCTATATTAGATGAAACTGGGCAATTTTTAGAATATCAAGCTGTCTTTCCCCACCAAGCAGCAGAACAACGACAAAAAGCCGCCCAAACTATTAAAAAATTACTTGAAAAATACCAAATTCAATTAATCGCTATTGGTAACGGTACAGCGTCACGGGAAACAGAAAAATTTGTAGCCGAAATATTACCAAATATAGCCCATAAACCAGTTAAAGTTGTGGTAAATGAATCTGGTGCATCTATATATTCTGCCAGCGACGTAGCTAGAGAAGAATTTCCCGATTTAGATATTACCGTGCGGGGTGCAATTAGTATTGGGAGAAGATTACAAGATCCTTTAGCAGAACTAGTTAAAATAGATCCTAAATCAATTGGTGTCGGACAATATCAACATGACGTTGATCAAAAATTACTGAAAAAGAAATTAGATGAAACCGTCGAAAGTTGCGTTAACTATGTGGGTGTAGACTTAAATACTGCTTCCAAAGAACTTCTCACCTTTGTTTCGGGAATTACCCCCACCATAGCTAATAATATTATTGCCTATCGTAACCAAAATGGCGCATTTAAAAATCGTCGTCAACTTTTGAAAGTAGCAAAATTAGGACCTAAAGCCTTTGAACAAGCAGCAGGGTTTTTAAGAATTCGTGGTGGTGAAAACCCCTTAGATAATACTGCAGTTCATCCAGAAAGTTACTCTTTGGTACAATCTATCGCGGCTGATTTAGGAGTATCCTTAAATCAAGTGACACAAGTTGCAGAAAACCTCAAAAAAGCCAACATCAAAAAATACGTTACCGAAACCATTGGAGAACCAACCCTGCGCGACATTCTCAGCGAATTAGAAAAACCAGGCAGAGATCCTCGTGCTGAATTTAAATATGCTACCTTTAAAGAAGGAATCAAAGAAATTAAAGATCTAACCGTCGGAATGCAACTAGAAGGAATCATTACCAACGTTGCTAACTTCGGTGCTTTCGTTGATATTGGAGTCCATCAAGATGGTTTAGTGCATATTTCCCAACTTGCTGATAGATTTGTAGATGATCCGAAAAAAATTGTGAAAGTTGGACAAGTCGTTAAAGTGCAAGTTTTAGAAATCAACGAAAAACTCAAACGCATAAGCTTATCAATGAAAGGAATCAAACAATAA